One genomic segment of Hydrocarboniclastica marina includes these proteins:
- a CDS encoding PilZ domain-containing protein, whose product MKPLQTAPLDVVHEAIDERQHVRTRLPAHALLSVNGKQRSCEIIDISLGGMALSAKGIRPDERAGAVPLEVGTTTSSAIQLNLMHFELSVAARVKVVAVTEDVIRVAFEEIDKRKMDTLRYVISSYISGDVVNIDGVFNLMQRENYIKERKVKVDTSRSFLSRLRALAGSLLYLAVGLGIFAVIGYKLFLYFFQVAAVSGVVDGAPYVVNMPENGYVSFLVDTADLNGGFVRVESGQPIAAVSTQLMTSFNTPDDVLALMEITQQDLQTLYGKAFIETVINSPCDCYVYFTDSAMDRYVTKDKPLMHLLPIDRSLLVRASFSYDRLNELKNVESVSLSVFGDAAKTSGEIVGSAINQETGMLDIIVRPAQAIDMQSYLKPVAVSVRTGTFFSHWTTGTSE is encoded by the coding sequence ATGAAACCTCTTCAAACCGCGCCGCTGGATGTCGTGCATGAAGCAATTGACGAGCGCCAGCATGTGCGTACTCGCCTGCCTGCACACGCTTTACTCTCGGTGAACGGGAAGCAGAGAAGCTGCGAGATTATCGATATCTCCCTGGGCGGTATGGCCCTGTCAGCGAAAGGGATCCGGCCTGACGAGCGCGCGGGTGCGGTACCACTGGAGGTCGGCACGACGACCAGTTCGGCTATCCAGCTGAATCTGATGCATTTCGAGCTCAGCGTTGCCGCGAGGGTCAAGGTGGTAGCCGTCACTGAAGACGTGATCCGTGTGGCTTTCGAGGAGATCGATAAACGGAAAATGGACACCCTGCGTTATGTCATCTCGTCGTATATCTCGGGCGACGTGGTGAACATCGACGGTGTTTTTAACCTGATGCAGCGGGAGAACTACATCAAGGAGCGAAAAGTAAAAGTAGACACTTCGCGCTCCTTCCTGAGTCGTTTACGGGCGCTTGCGGGCTCTCTGCTGTACCTCGCCGTTGGTCTCGGCATCTTTGCGGTTATCGGCTACAAGCTTTTCCTGTACTTCTTCCAGGTCGCGGCGGTTTCAGGCGTCGTAGATGGGGCTCCCTACGTCGTGAATATGCCAGAGAATGGCTACGTCAGTTTCCTGGTCGATACCGCGGACCTCAACGGTGGGTTTGTTCGGGTAGAGAGCGGACAGCCGATCGCGGCTGTCTCTACCCAGTTGATGACCAGTTTTAACACCCCGGACGATGTACTGGCGCTCATGGAAATTACCCAGCAGGACCTGCAGACCCTGTATGGCAAGGCCTTCATCGAGACCGTAATCAACAGTCCCTGTGACTGCTATGTCTATTTCACTGATTCCGCCATGGACCGCTATGTCACGAAAGATAAGCCACTGATGCACCTGCTGCCGATAGATCGGTCTCTACTGGTTCGGGCCAGCTTTTCGTATGACAGGCTCAACGAGCTGAAAAACGTGGAGAGCGTCAGTCTGAGTGTGTTTGGGGACGCAGCAAAAACATCGGGTGAGATCGTAGGATCGGCGATCAACCAGGAAACCGGGATGCTCGACATCATCGTAAGGCCCGCCCAGGCCATAGACATGCAGAGCTATCTCAAGCCAGTTGCTGTCTCGGTTCGCACCGGTACCTTCTTCAGTCACTGGACCACGGGAACCTCGGAATAA
- a CDS encoding sel1 repeat family protein: MAHTGTLLLKCLSVLLFSLATSTATAGLSGLRYQLSLEPGKFWEVSADADQFRKSLRGLAEFGVADAQMLLADQFASSGRFAHLRQSAHWYQEAYANGRTDAPGALARVVSRKPLLSAELLPYFRGIVPSLSPEQDFDSLLSLLEIQFSYPELADAARADRLLKLYKRACINTCFHDLFGARAAELNNRDEDARRLYRQAARSSGRGVNAYFDFLERYEDRDSRFNAFSDQLSDSAEALSPDVIQSVAGKLQSINSDFSPAVLAWLDLAVEKGAPNAAINRIEYMLGLPESFSFDQTEQRITAVATSFPTEAKLLRAQLLTTRAWKRLDPFTAYDLLKDLQSRGVTEAHVGLGDLYSMGGLDEVDQFQAIEEYKKAAKKGYASAFYKIASIYRFGRSMCNDALLSHAYSRMALMLGEDKAEEFVQTLSAELSPAQASQADHLYRDLIAAYPIKGFE, translated from the coding sequence ATGGCTCACACTGGAACCCTACTCTTGAAATGCCTTTCCGTCCTGCTGTTCTCGCTGGCGACGAGCACGGCTACGGCCGGCCTTTCCGGGTTGCGGTATCAACTGTCGTTGGAACCCGGCAAGTTCTGGGAAGTCTCGGCGGATGCGGACCAGTTTCGCAAATCACTGAGGGGCCTGGCCGAGTTTGGCGTCGCTGATGCGCAAATGTTATTGGCTGACCAGTTCGCCTCGTCTGGCCGTTTCGCCCACCTCCGTCAATCCGCGCACTGGTACCAGGAAGCTTATGCTAATGGTCGCACTGACGCTCCCGGCGCGCTCGCCCGGGTTGTCAGTAGAAAGCCGCTGCTCTCCGCCGAGCTGCTTCCCTACTTTCGTGGCATCGTCCCGTCTCTCTCGCCTGAGCAAGATTTCGATAGCCTGCTCTCCCTTCTTGAGATTCAGTTCAGCTACCCCGAACTGGCTGATGCTGCGAGGGCGGACCGCTTACTTAAACTCTACAAACGCGCGTGCATTAACACGTGTTTCCATGACCTGTTCGGTGCGAGAGCCGCGGAACTGAACAACCGTGACGAGGATGCGCGTCGGCTCTATCGTCAGGCGGCCCGGTCCAGCGGGCGGGGCGTGAACGCCTATTTTGATTTTCTGGAGCGATACGAGGACCGGGATAGCCGATTTAACGCCTTTTCGGATCAGCTTTCAGACAGTGCAGAAGCGCTCTCACCTGACGTTATCCAGTCGGTCGCCGGAAAACTGCAGAGTATTAACTCCGACTTCAGCCCTGCCGTTCTGGCATGGCTGGACCTTGCGGTCGAAAAAGGCGCGCCGAACGCGGCAATCAATCGTATCGAGTACATGCTGGGCCTGCCGGAAAGTTTCTCCTTTGACCAGACCGAGCAGCGGATCACGGCGGTTGCAACGAGCTTCCCAACCGAGGCAAAGCTCCTTCGGGCGCAATTGCTGACCACCCGTGCCTGGAAGAGGCTGGACCCGTTCACAGCCTATGACCTGCTGAAGGACCTGCAATCTCGAGGCGTTACTGAAGCCCATGTTGGACTGGGCGATCTCTATAGCATGGGCGGCCTGGACGAGGTCGACCAATTCCAGGCAATTGAAGAGTATAAGAAAGCCGCAAAAAAGGGCTACGCGAGCGCATTCTATAAGATAGCGAGCATATACAGATTCGGCCGATCCATGTGCAATGACGCCTTGCTGTCTCATGCGTATAGCCGAATGGCCTTGATGCTGGGTGAAGATAAAGCTGAAGAGTTTGTCCAAACGCTGAGCGCGGAACTCAGCCCGGCACAAGCTTCGCAGGCCGACCACCTCTATCGCGACCTGATCGCGGCCTACCCCATCAAGGGTTTTGAGTGA
- a CDS encoding MBOAT family O-acyltransferase translates to MIFTSNIFIFIYLPVFLAIYYGVKDTWRSHVIVFGSYLFYAWWRPDFLLLFVGITYWNYYFGIKINRLRDIDRKLAFRWLTIGVVGNLATLGYFKYANFGAEALANTLQQFGVNTFTLENIILPLGISFYVFQALSYIVDIYRKDADPTDRFVDFAAFISLFPQLIAGPILRYRVIAEQLRQRVHSFDLFSLGACRFMQGFAKKVLIADSLAPINTYFLSISEPTMAEVWLGCVGSLFQLYFDFSGYSDMAIGLGMMMGFRFAENFNQPFNSMSLTEFWKRWHLTLSEFLRDYVFIPIAKTNKVGTDTAAFTTMFLSGLWHGASFSFIFFGVYFGFFMLLERRLGLTTRIDSPYRPGRHIIAMIMVVLSMPLFVTGDLGHSIELYAGAFGFNGVGSIDNYLYATSSMTMAFLVIAIIWLVVTGVVNRRFYDHDRNRYFMQHVAGWQAGLLWFGFSLAVTKLAANTFSPFLYFQF, encoded by the coding sequence ATGATCTTCACCTCGAACATATTTATCTTCATCTACCTGCCGGTCTTTCTCGCGATCTACTATGGCGTCAAGGACACCTGGCGCTCCCATGTCATCGTATTTGGCAGCTATCTGTTTTATGCCTGGTGGCGACCGGACTTTCTCCTGCTCTTTGTCGGTATCACCTACTGGAATTACTACTTCGGTATCAAGATCAACCGGCTGCGGGACATCGACCGCAAGCTGGCGTTTCGTTGGCTGACAATCGGCGTCGTCGGCAACCTCGCCACGCTGGGCTATTTCAAGTACGCCAACTTCGGTGCTGAGGCTCTGGCCAATACGTTGCAACAGTTCGGCGTAAACACGTTCACACTAGAGAACATCATCCTGCCTCTGGGCATTTCCTTCTATGTCTTCCAGGCCCTGAGCTACATCGTCGATATCTACAGGAAGGACGCCGACCCCACAGACCGGTTCGTCGATTTCGCCGCGTTCATTTCATTGTTCCCGCAGCTTATTGCCGGCCCGATCCTGCGTTACCGCGTGATTGCCGAGCAGCTTCGCCAGCGGGTGCATTCCTTTGACCTTTTCTCCCTCGGCGCCTGCCGCTTTATGCAGGGCTTCGCCAAGAAGGTGCTGATTGCAGACTCTCTGGCGCCTATCAACACTTACTTTCTAAGCATTTCCGAGCCGACGATGGCCGAGGTCTGGCTGGGATGCGTGGGGTCTCTGTTTCAGCTGTACTTCGACTTCTCGGGCTACAGTGACATGGCCATCGGGCTCGGCATGATGATGGGGTTCAGGTTTGCGGAGAACTTCAATCAGCCTTTTAACTCTATGAGCCTGACCGAGTTCTGGAAGCGCTGGCACCTCACGCTTTCAGAGTTTCTGCGGGACTATGTATTCATTCCCATCGCCAAAACCAACAAAGTCGGCACCGACACTGCCGCCTTCACGACAATGTTCCTGTCCGGACTCTGGCATGGCGCGAGCTTCTCTTTTATTTTCTTCGGCGTCTACTTCGGTTTTTTCATGCTGCTGGAGAGGCGACTCGGGCTAACGACCAGAATCGATTCCCCCTACCGGCCGGGTAGACACATCATCGCCATGATCATGGTTGTGCTGTCCATGCCACTGTTCGTGACCGGCGATCTTGGTCATTCCATTGAGCTCTATGCCGGCGCATTTGGCTTTAACGGCGTTGGCAGCATCGACAACTATCTCTACGCCACCTCCTCCATGACCATGGCGTTTCTGGTTATAGCCATCATTTGGCTGGTGGTCACCGGCGTTGTCAATCGGCGGTTCTATGACCATGACAGAAACCGTTATTTCATGCAGCACGTGGCCGGCTGGCAGGCAGGCCTGCTGTGGTTCGGATTCTCCCTGGCCGTCACCAAGCTGGCGGCCAACACCTTCTCACCCTTCCTCTACTTCCAGTTCTAG
- a CDS encoding alginate O-acetyltransferase AlgX-related protein: MFPTMSSASKVNGILFIAMIAVMFVYSVPKLWGFAETQTEAAKLYADGQLSRKFEEQYDSGFFARESAIKAWSNLSFWLFREGLTGVVVGEDGWLYTNEEFTFPNDLDARLERQMARVEKTAARIGAQGKKLIIVPIPMKADIYGDHVSHELGERPALLYTRFTEQLSKRNIPFSPLREAYLASKDRTQLFFKKDTHWTPEGAKLAAQQLALSFPDLLGDELYRTEVIHETQHAGDLVNFIKVSPWLDPEIYSPEPLARYQTIRVEQKTDASALFGNNNPSVVLVGSSYTKMDEWNFEGFLKEHLKTDLLSIAVEQKGQFVAMDEFLASDLLADDSVETVIWEFPVRSLITQASESSGWSSTMEELF, from the coding sequence ATGTTCCCGACGATGAGCAGCGCAAGCAAAGTCAACGGCATCCTCTTCATCGCGATGATCGCGGTCATGTTCGTCTACTCGGTGCCCAAACTCTGGGGCTTCGCGGAAACCCAGACTGAAGCTGCGAAGCTCTATGCTGATGGCCAGTTGTCCCGCAAATTCGAAGAGCAATACGACAGTGGCTTTTTTGCCCGTGAAAGCGCCATCAAAGCCTGGTCGAATCTCAGCTTCTGGCTTTTCAGAGAAGGTCTGACCGGCGTTGTGGTTGGGGAAGATGGCTGGCTTTATACCAATGAAGAGTTCACGTTTCCTAACGACCTGGATGCAAGGCTTGAGCGGCAGATGGCCCGTGTCGAAAAGACCGCAGCCCGCATCGGCGCTCAGGGGAAAAAGCTGATCATTGTGCCGATTCCCATGAAAGCTGATATTTACGGAGACCATGTATCGCACGAGCTGGGCGAACGGCCGGCGTTGCTATACACCAGGTTCACCGAGCAGCTCAGTAAAAGAAACATTCCCTTCAGCCCATTGCGCGAGGCCTACCTGGCCTCGAAGGACCGTACCCAGCTGTTCTTCAAGAAAGATACGCACTGGACACCAGAAGGCGCAAAGCTCGCGGCCCAGCAGCTTGCCCTCTCATTTCCGGACCTTCTCGGGGACGAGTTGTACCGTACAGAGGTGATCCATGAGACCCAGCACGCCGGCGACCTGGTCAATTTCATCAAGGTGAGCCCCTGGTTGGACCCGGAAATCTATTCTCCTGAGCCGCTCGCTCGGTACCAGACCATCCGGGTGGAACAGAAAACGGACGCCTCTGCCCTGTTTGGAAACAATAACCCGTCTGTCGTGTTGGTTGGTTCCAGCTACACGAAAATGGACGAATGGAATTTCGAAGGCTTTCTCAAGGAACACCTCAAAACGGACCTTCTCTCTATCGCTGTTGAACAGAAAGGCCAATTCGTCGCCATGGACGAGTTTCTGGCAAGCGATCTGCTGGCGGATGACAGCGTTGAAACAGTTATCTGGGAATTTCCTGTCAGGTCACTGATTACCCAGGCGTCGGAGTCTTCCGGTTGGTCCTCCACCATGGAAGAGCTTTTCTGA
- a CDS encoding alginate O-acetyltransferase AlgF, which yields MTRLNTWTRNAGRASMFLLALGVAAGAMAEGEAALYDASAPAGSAFVRVINAGPETLEITTPEKTATQTVPGFRVGEYLYLPGGKAHVLSVGGLQVTHDFAKDSATTLVVSGGNTTTLDDKYFTGRKKALISFYNLTTRPLALKTEDGKHAVVDTLESLANGSREINEIKIGLAAWHDTGKLAAFPATFLKKGRSYSYVVFEENGAFKPVVVADAISTIE from the coding sequence ATGACACGATTAAACACATGGACCCGTAACGCTGGTCGCGCCAGTATGTTCTTGCTCGCCCTGGGTGTCGCAGCAGGGGCTATGGCAGAAGGCGAAGCAGCCCTTTACGACGCCAGCGCTCCTGCCGGATCTGCTTTTGTCCGGGTTATCAATGCCGGCCCTGAAACCCTGGAAATAACGACGCCTGAGAAGACTGCAACTCAAACCGTTCCGGGCTTCCGCGTGGGCGAATACCTGTACCTTCCGGGCGGTAAAGCCCACGTCCTGTCCGTCGGCGGGCTTCAGGTTACGCATGATTTCGCGAAAGACAGTGCTACCACACTGGTAGTCAGCGGCGGGAACACGACAACGCTTGACGACAAGTATTTCACTGGGCGCAAAAAGGCGCTGATCTCCTTCTACAACCTAACGACCCGGCCGCTTGCGCTGAAAACCGAAGACGGAAAACATGCCGTCGTCGACACGCTGGAAAGCCTTGCCAACGGCAGTCGTGAAATCAATGAGATAAAAATCGGACTGGCGGCGTGGCATGACACAGGCAAGTTGGCAGCATTTCCAGCGACGTTCCTCAAAAAGGGCCGTTCTTATAGCTATGTAGTCTTTGAGGAAAACGGTGCATTCAAACCGGTTGTCGTTGCAGATGCAATTTCCACGATTGAGTAA
- a CDS encoding alginate O-acetyltransferase AlgX-related protein: protein MLRPVLASLIMTWLFAPLDAHARCDQLECLLCPELTDDSHYAEGVMKSLRQLAPGADHWIFRSDFDLSNEFGIPAEFVKDYQRLIRKFNEYGTEVVFVVQPTRGMMHRDKIREDRRYGFDYPTAFSNLRQFLTQLADGGAHVANILPLVETPPEQDYFFRRDHHWTPAGSRETALIAGNVIRAIPAYHEIAVKKFITEKSTVIAKDGTMNRGLKHICGNNYGFQYVQGFQTVPESGGAEALFGDTEEPEIVLVGTSNSAARDDEYKNYNFDGFLKDGLERDILNYALPGSGQEGSVLQYLLSEDYSPEEAPKILVWELPASYRLDDELIYRQLIPAIEGGCEFSDDIAGRVSQTVPALAKGQRLEIYANSGAGRKSLVNYDGYLDLRFTDPGIKDFYVITYFDNGKRDKVWFRRSGVIDGGQYYLEVSRKPAFRNANLLSVFIEPSEPLTSDSTLEVTLCR, encoded by the coding sequence ATGTTGAGACCGGTCCTTGCCAGCCTGATCATGACCTGGCTATTTGCTCCCCTAGACGCTCACGCCCGATGCGATCAACTGGAGTGCCTGCTTTGTCCTGAACTCACGGACGACAGCCATTACGCCGAGGGCGTCATGAAATCTCTGCGGCAGCTGGCTCCGGGCGCTGATCACTGGATTTTCAGATCCGATTTTGACTTGAGCAATGAGTTTGGTATTCCAGCCGAATTCGTCAAGGACTATCAGCGGCTGATAAGGAAATTCAACGAGTACGGGACCGAGGTTGTTTTCGTCGTTCAGCCTACCCGCGGCATGATGCACAGGGACAAGATTCGCGAAGATAGACGGTACGGGTTCGACTATCCGACTGCATTCAGCAATCTTCGTCAGTTTCTTACGCAACTGGCTGACGGTGGGGCTCATGTGGCCAATATTCTGCCATTGGTGGAAACGCCGCCCGAACAGGACTATTTCTTTCGGCGAGATCACCACTGGACACCGGCGGGCTCCCGTGAAACCGCGCTGATAGCCGGCAACGTGATTCGCGCGATCCCCGCTTATCACGAAATCGCGGTGAAAAAATTCATAACCGAGAAGAGTACCGTGATCGCGAAGGACGGCACCATGAACCGCGGGCTTAAACACATCTGCGGCAACAATTATGGCTTCCAGTACGTCCAGGGATTCCAGACAGTGCCAGAATCAGGCGGCGCAGAAGCGCTTTTCGGTGACACCGAAGAGCCCGAGATCGTGCTGGTCGGGACCAGCAACTCGGCAGCCCGTGACGACGAATACAAGAACTACAACTTTGACGGATTCCTCAAAGACGGGCTGGAACGCGACATTCTGAATTACGCCCTGCCCGGCTCCGGCCAGGAAGGGTCTGTTCTCCAGTATCTTTTATCCGAAGACTACTCACCCGAGGAAGCGCCGAAGATCCTTGTCTGGGAGTTACCGGCCAGCTACCGGTTGGACGACGAGCTGATTTACCGGCAGCTGATCCCCGCCATAGAGGGTGGCTGTGAGTTTTCCGATGATATAGCCGGCCGCGTGTCGCAAACAGTGCCGGCTCTGGCAAAAGGGCAGCGACTGGAGATTTACGCCAATAGCGGTGCGGGCCGAAAATCTCTGGTGAATTACGACGGCTACCTGGATCTCAGGTTCACGGATCCTGGTATCAAGGACTTCTACGTCATCACCTATTTCGATAATGGCAAACGGGACAAAGTATGGTTCCGAAGATCCGGAGTGATCGACGGCGGCCAGTACTACCTTGAAGTTTCCCGCAAGCCAGCTTTCAGGAACGCCAACCTGTTGTCGGTGTTTATCGAACCCTCAGAACCCCTCACGTCTGACTCAACCCTCGAGGTTACCCTATGCCGATGA
- a CDS encoding alginate lyase family protein — protein sequence MRRLFILLVTSMAVGCTHVVADSPGSSAHRPANASECPKAVPEPFTGPLIVESKYVQEDQSKSTLKARRSEQSEEVQRRIEGFTKGIVRFADFYLNNVQSRKGLAARACVSVWLEAWAEADALTTDETSKTGVAVRKWALASLSATLWKLKHVEGVRWSLSEAQSLWLEHLADKVIADYGNRLDPEFSYFNNHDYWAAWSVAVTGVVVNRQDYLRWSIPFYQRAMGQVTTFAGGRYGYLPNELARKNLAANYTHYALVPLVLLSDILRKHGYVPSPEEDRKLDQLVSFSVQIILQPRSVREVVTGPQKDVPNYKLAWLIPYLNRYPDHALAMALFARHNGNVDGYSQAGGKLRPVYGDVTSGSY from the coding sequence ATGAGACGGCTATTTATCCTGCTCGTCACATCAATGGCGGTCGGCTGCACACACGTTGTGGCTGACAGCCCCGGGAGTTCGGCCCATCGGCCAGCCAATGCCTCGGAATGTCCCAAGGCCGTGCCCGAGCCCTTCACCGGGCCGCTGATAGTCGAAAGCAAGTACGTCCAGGAGGATCAGTCGAAATCGACGCTAAAAGCCCGACGCTCCGAGCAATCGGAAGAAGTTCAGCGGCGTATTGAAGGTTTCACCAAAGGCATCGTGCGTTTTGCCGACTTTTACCTGAACAACGTCCAATCCCGAAAAGGGCTGGCCGCCCGGGCCTGTGTCAGTGTCTGGCTTGAAGCTTGGGCCGAAGCCGATGCACTGACCACCGACGAAACAAGCAAAACCGGTGTGGCTGTCAGGAAATGGGCTCTCGCCAGCCTCTCGGCCACGCTGTGGAAGCTCAAGCATGTGGAAGGGGTTCGCTGGTCACTGAGCGAAGCCCAAAGCCTCTGGCTGGAGCATCTGGCGGATAAAGTGATAGCTGACTACGGCAACAGGCTGGATCCGGAGTTCAGCTACTTCAATAATCACGACTATTGGGCTGCCTGGTCTGTCGCCGTCACTGGAGTGGTAGTGAACCGCCAGGATTATCTGAGATGGAGTATCCCCTTTTACCAGCGAGCCATGGGCCAGGTAACGACTTTTGCGGGTGGGCGGTACGGCTATCTCCCCAACGAATTAGCCCGTAAAAACCTTGCGGCTAACTATACACATTATGCGCTCGTGCCCCTGGTGCTCCTGTCCGACATTCTGCGGAAACATGGCTATGTGCCCTCACCTGAAGAAGATCGCAAGCTTGACCAGCTAGTCAGCTTTTCGGTCCAGATAATACTGCAGCCGAGGAGTGTCAGGGAGGTAGTGACCGGCCCGCAGAAAGACGTCCCCAACTACAAATTGGCCTGGCTCATCCCTTATCTCAACCGGTATCCCGACCATGCGCTGGCCATGGCGCTCTTCGCGCGCCATAACGGCAACGTTGACGGCTACAGCCAGGCAGGCGGTAAGCTGCGACCGGTGTACGGTGATGTCACTTCAGGGAGTTACTGA
- a CDS encoding right-handed parallel beta-helix repeat-containing protein codes for MNAAEILSRCDAPRSFRTRLFLLLLWLVYCGPGIASPPVLDTPEIRVLPTVPDSAPAYPSMGSDDCCSDLFSLRFSDVRAATAAVSLQPMFSAQAGSWMFESLVHNGLFRVASEYQPSHPRAVLIESGAIDLAQLTSALSDPRILSRIAGSDPGQRFGYTLHYPIIIGPDATLFVENAALGLNSTSGTALINLGRLIVRDSRLAPIQVEAKGGKHFRPFILAWNASDTAIIDSDLRRMGYNAFLSHGLTVANHPELNRNVRARVLLSGSTLKELESGLIAEGAEVRVIDNLFDHSQRYAIDASGGTLSIESNAVETTRYNSGVRAADVHWILLKGNRITGTQQSGILLSGSLPNAMVAGNYIAGARSDGMAIRDVAPSARQSLDIRGNIVIGSAKSGLRLSNAPFATVSNNSFIGNAEYGINVDRSAVSNGLKTPSESATVIIGNQLMANRVAAIKTVQGGRFVFGQNNFQMTPTVQSVFAGDLVSIQTELLEQLIARKRTVEVIP; via the coding sequence ATGAACGCCGCCGAGATACTCTCGCGTTGTGACGCACCACGGTCCTTCCGAACACGACTGTTCCTGCTCCTCCTGTGGCTGGTTTATTGTGGGCCAGGTATAGCCTCGCCACCTGTACTGGACACGCCGGAAATCAGGGTGCTACCGACCGTACCCGATAGCGCACCGGCGTACCCCAGCATGGGTAGTGATGACTGCTGCAGCGATCTTTTTTCGCTCCGTTTCAGCGACGTGCGGGCGGCTACCGCCGCGGTATCGCTGCAGCCAATGTTTTCGGCTCAGGCAGGTAGCTGGATGTTTGAGTCGCTTGTCCACAATGGCCTGTTCAGGGTCGCCAGTGAGTATCAGCCCTCTCACCCACGGGCTGTACTGATCGAAAGCGGCGCCATCGATCTCGCTCAGTTGACCTCTGCATTGAGTGACCCCCGAATCCTTTCGCGTATTGCAGGAAGCGACCCTGGTCAGCGTTTTGGCTACACCTTGCACTATCCGATAATCATTGGGCCGGACGCCACGCTTTTTGTCGAGAACGCAGCGTTAGGGCTCAATTCCACCAGCGGTACCGCTTTGATCAACCTTGGCCGACTCATCGTGCGGGATTCGAGACTCGCACCAATCCAGGTTGAAGCAAAGGGTGGAAAGCACTTCAGGCCATTCATACTCGCCTGGAACGCCAGTGACACAGCGATTATCGACAGCGACTTGCGCCGAATGGGTTACAACGCGTTTCTCTCCCACGGGCTGACGGTTGCGAACCACCCCGAGCTGAACCGCAACGTTCGCGCCCGGGTTCTGCTTTCAGGCAGTACGCTCAAAGAGCTTGAGTCCGGGTTGATTGCGGAGGGCGCGGAAGTGAGGGTAATTGATAACCTTTTTGATCACTCACAACGTTACGCTATTGATGCGTCCGGTGGGACTCTCAGTATTGAAAGCAACGCTGTAGAAACCACGCGTTACAACAGTGGGGTCCGTGCAGCCGATGTGCATTGGATTCTCCTGAAAGGCAACCGGATTACCGGCACCCAACAGTCTGGCATTCTGCTCTCAGGTTCGCTGCCGAATGCGATGGTCGCAGGCAATTACATTGCCGGCGCTCGATCAGACGGTATGGCCATCAGGGATGTGGCTCCTTCGGCAAGGCAGTCGTTGGACATTCGGGGCAACATAGTGATCGGCAGCGCCAAGTCGGGGCTTCGACTCAGCAACGCGCCGTTCGCCACGGTTAGCAACAATAGCTTTATTGGCAACGCTGAGTACGGGATCAATGTTGACAGGTCAGCAGTATCAAACGGCCTGAAAACACCTAGCGAATCCGCTACGGTGATTATCGGCAACCAACTGATGGCGAATCGGGTAGCTGCTATCAAAACTGTACAGGGTGGGCGATTTGTATTTGGGCAGAATAACTTTCAGATGACCCCCACGGTTCAGTCCGTGTTTGCCGGTGACCTGGTGTCGATCCAGACTGAGCTGCTTGAGCAGTTGATCGCCCGCAAACGTACGGTAGAGGTAATTCCGTAA
- a CDS encoding ATPase, whose protein sequence is MDIKTYGELINWTRDLHHYLGQCLKHCAAKHADEKSASLLEYLSSHESEIATIIDEFEHQSARNTLDTRVYDYLRHNAPASRRECDEHYARMAYADIYHEVMGFHEEVTDLFKTLSRKAEIPEARDLLQALLEMETNESMRLSRQIGRMDDL, encoded by the coding sequence ATGGATATCAAGACCTACGGCGAATTGATCAACTGGACGCGGGATCTCCACCACTATCTCGGCCAATGCCTCAAGCACTGCGCCGCAAAGCATGCGGATGAGAAGTCAGCGTCGCTGCTGGAGTATCTGTCTTCGCACGAGTCTGAAATTGCAACGATTATTGATGAGTTTGAACACCAGAGCGCCCGCAATACCCTGGACACCCGCGTTTACGATTACCTGAGGCATAACGCCCCGGCTAGCCGACGCGAATGCGATGAGCATTACGCGCGGATGGCCTATGCCGATATCTACCATGAGGTTATGGGGTTCCACGAAGAGGTCACCGATCTTTTCAAGACCTTGTCCCGAAAAGCAGAGATACCCGAAGCGCGAGATCTACTCCAGGCTTTGCTGGAGATGGAGACCAACGAGTCCATGCGGCTTTCGCGACAGATCGGAAGGATGGATGACTTATAG